From a single Glycine soja cultivar W05 chromosome 19, ASM419377v2, whole genome shotgun sequence genomic region:
- the LOC114399611 gene encoding probable indole-3-pyruvate monooxygenase YUCCA5, with protein MENLLRLVDHEDFFSRRCIWVNGPIIIGAGPSGLATAACLREQGVPFMVLERADCIASLWQKRTYDRLKLHLPKQFCQLPKLPFPEDFPEYPTKKQFIEYLESYAKHFEINPQFNECVQSARYDETSGLWRVKTVSSSGAAARGEIEYICRWLVVATGENAECVMPDIEGLSEFKGDVIHACDYKSGESFRGKKVLVVGCGNSGMELSLDLCNHHASPSMVVRSSVHVLPREVFGISTFELAVMLLQWLPLWLVDKILLILAWFVLGNIEKLGLKRPSMGPLELKNTKGKTPVLDIGALEKIRSGDIEVVPGIKRFNNGEVEFVNGEKLDIDAIVLATGYRSNVPSWLQEGEFFSKNGYPKMPFPHSWKGNAGLYAVGFTKRGLSGASSDAVKIAQDIGQVWKNETKQKKQRTTACHRRCISQF; from the exons ATGGAGAACTTGTTGCGCCTAGTAGACCACGAAGACTTCTTCTCTCGTCGTTGCATTTGGGTGAATGGCCCTATAATCATAGGGGCAGGACCCTCAGGGCTAGCCACAGCAGCATGCCTTAGAGAACAAGGGGTACCCTTCATGGTTCTCGAACGTGCAGATTGCATAGCCTCACTGTGGCAAAAACGAACCTACGACAGACTCAAACTTCACCTTCCAAAACAATTCTGCCAGCTCCCGAAACTACCCTTCCCTGAAGACTTCCCTGAATACCCCACAAAGAAACAGTTCATTGAGTACTTAGAATCATATGCTAAGCACTTCGAGATCAATCCTCAGTTCAACGAGTGTGTGCAGTCCGCAAGGTACGATGAGACAAGCGGCTTGTGGCGGGTTAAGACCGTTTCTTCGAGTGGCGCCGCCGCCCGCGGCGAGATTGAGTACATTTGCAGGTGGCTCGTGGTGGCCACCGGGGAGAATGCGGAGTGTGTTATGCCCGATATTGAAGGGTTGAGTGAGTTCAAAGGTGATGTGATCCATGCTTGTGATTACAAGTCAGGGGAGAGCTTCAGGGGAAAGAAGGTTCTTGTTGTTGGTTGTGGCAATTCCGGCATGGAACTCTCACTTGACCTTTGCAACCACCATGCCTCTCCATCCATGGTTGTTCGTAGCTCG GTTCACGTGTTGCCTAGAGAAGTGTTTGGGATATCAACTTTTGAATTGGCAGTTATGTTGCTGCAATGGCTGCCCCTTTGGCTTGTTGACAAGATTCTCTTGATCTTGGCATGGTTTGTTTTGGGGAACATTGAGAAGTTGGGGCTCAAAAGGCCTTCAATGGGTCCTTTGGAGCTTAAGAACACAAAGGGGAAGACCCCAGTTTTGGATATTGGTGCCTTGGAGAAGATTAGATCCGGTGACATAGAAGTTGTGCCAGGAATCAAGAGGTTCAACAATGGGGAAGTTGAGTTTGTTAATGGTGAAAAGCTTGATATTGATGCAATAGTGCTTGCAACCGGTTACCGCAGCAATGTCCCTTCTTGGCTTCAG GAAggtgaatttttctcaaagaatGGATACCCAAAGATGCCATTCCCTCACAGTTGGAAGGGAAATGCTGGGCTTTATGCTGTGGGGTTCACAAAGAGAGGGCTCTCTGGTGCTTCTTCTGATGCTGTGAAAATTGCTCAAGATATTGGCCAAGTTTGGAAAAATGAGACTAAGCAAAAGAAACAGCGCACTACCGCTTGTCATAGACGTTGCATTTCACAGTTCTAA